The Arachis hypogaea cultivar Tifrunner chromosome 19, arahy.Tifrunner.gnm2.J5K5, whole genome shotgun sequence genome has a window encoding:
- the LOC112779443 gene encoding uncharacterized protein isoform X1 has protein sequence MDSIIMKSSFPAVLLSRKPQIRALSKVSIKAPPASFDYREEIGQESKAAIAEWHPELLDLAENGSLVLVQKKRFGPVPSWRTEFVEPEEIWLVGTNHVSQGSAVEVERVVRCLRPDNVVVELCRSRAGIMYASGNDDDVDEVGKFRSNMFSLTGTGFFGAVGRSINLGGQTALALRLLLAAFSSKISSDINRPFGDEFRAARKASEQVGAQIVLGDRPIEITLQRAWKALKWSQKLSLVTSVIRGIASSTSDISANKLQEASSEDGTFQLYEQLGFTYPSLLPPLIHERDVYLAWSLKRSKAVNNCKSVVGVIGKGHMNGVIYALLSDTGNLRFRDLVGTRDSNYQWILDLVKGLIRDTAIGLLLWALYQFIYHTT, from the exons ATGGACTCCATTATTATGAAATCAAGCTTCCCTGCAGTACTCCTCTCAAGAAAACCTCAAATCAGAGCATTGAGTAAGGTTTCGATCAAAGCCCCGCCTGCCAGTTTCGATTACAGGGAAGAGATTGGTCAAGAGTCGAAAGCAGCCATAGCTGAATGGCACCCTGAGTTGCTTGACTTGGCTGAGAATGGGAGCTTGGTTTTGGTGCAGAAGAAGAGGTTTGGCCCTGTCCCTTCTTGGAGGACTGAGTTCGTGGAACCCGAGGAGATTTGGCTGGTCGGAACCAACCATGTTTCGCAGGGGTCCGCCGTGGAGGTAGAGCGTGTGGTGCGGTGTCTCAGACCAGATAATGTGGTTGTAGAACTCTGTAGAAGCAG AGCTGGGATCATGTATGCATCTGGCAATGATGATGACGTTGATGAAGTAGGCAAGTTCAGATCAAACATGTTCTCTTTGACTGGCACTGGCTTCTTTGGAGCTGTTGGTCGCAGCATAAACTTGG GTGGTCAAACTGCTTTGGCATTGCGATTGCTTCTGGCTGCTTTCTCATCCAAGATCTCTTCAGATATTAACCGCCCTTTTGGTGATGAG TTCCGTGCTGCTCGAAAAGCTTCTGAGCAAGTTGGTGCACAGATTGTTTTGGGAGATCGTCCCATTGAAATAACA CTACAGAGAGCATGGAAGGCTTTAAAATGGAGTCAGAAACTAAGTTTAGTCACCTCGGTTATTCGTGGGATAGCTTCTTCTACTTCTGACATTTCTGCAAATAAGCTTCAG GAAGCAAGTTCAGAGGATGGTACATTTCAACTTTATGAGCAACTAGGTTTTACATACCCATCACTATTGCCGCCTCTCATACATGAAAGAGATGTT TATCTTGCATGGTCATTGAAGCGAAGCAAAGCTGTGAACAATTGTAAAAGCGTGGTGGGTGTTATTGGAAAAGGGCACATGAATGGTGTAATATACGCACTCTTATCTGATACAGGCAATTTGAGGTTTCGAGATCTTGTTGGCACAAGAGATTCCAATTATCAATGGATTCTTGACCTTGTTAAGGGTTTAATCAGGGACACAGCCATTGGTCTTCTCTTATGGGCCTTATATCAATTCATATATCACACAACATAA
- the LOC112779443 gene encoding uncharacterized protein isoform X2, with product MDSIIMKSSFPAVLLSRKPQIRALSKVSIKAPPASFDYREEIGQESKAAIAEWHPELLDLAENGSLVLVQKKRFGPVPSWRTEFVEPEEIWLVGTNHVSQGSAVEVERVVRCLRPDNVVVELCRSRAGIMYASGNDDDVDEVGKFRSNMFSLTGTGFFGAVGRSINLGGQTALALRLLLAAFSSKISSDINRPFGDELQRAWKALKWSQKLSLVTSVIRGIASSTSDISANKLQEASSEDGTFQLYEQLGFTYPSLLPPLIHERDVYLAWSLKRSKAVNNCKSVVGVIGKGHMNGVIYALLSDTGNLRFRDLVGTRDSNYQWILDLVKGLIRDTAIGLLLWALYQFIYHTT from the exons ATGGACTCCATTATTATGAAATCAAGCTTCCCTGCAGTACTCCTCTCAAGAAAACCTCAAATCAGAGCATTGAGTAAGGTTTCGATCAAAGCCCCGCCTGCCAGTTTCGATTACAGGGAAGAGATTGGTCAAGAGTCGAAAGCAGCCATAGCTGAATGGCACCCTGAGTTGCTTGACTTGGCTGAGAATGGGAGCTTGGTTTTGGTGCAGAAGAAGAGGTTTGGCCCTGTCCCTTCTTGGAGGACTGAGTTCGTGGAACCCGAGGAGATTTGGCTGGTCGGAACCAACCATGTTTCGCAGGGGTCCGCCGTGGAGGTAGAGCGTGTGGTGCGGTGTCTCAGACCAGATAATGTGGTTGTAGAACTCTGTAGAAGCAG AGCTGGGATCATGTATGCATCTGGCAATGATGATGACGTTGATGAAGTAGGCAAGTTCAGATCAAACATGTTCTCTTTGACTGGCACTGGCTTCTTTGGAGCTGTTGGTCGCAGCATAAACTTGG GTGGTCAAACTGCTTTGGCATTGCGATTGCTTCTGGCTGCTTTCTCATCCAAGATCTCTTCAGATATTAACCGCCCTTTTGGTGATGAG CTACAGAGAGCATGGAAGGCTTTAAAATGGAGTCAGAAACTAAGTTTAGTCACCTCGGTTATTCGTGGGATAGCTTCTTCTACTTCTGACATTTCTGCAAATAAGCTTCAG GAAGCAAGTTCAGAGGATGGTACATTTCAACTTTATGAGCAACTAGGTTTTACATACCCATCACTATTGCCGCCTCTCATACATGAAAGAGATGTT TATCTTGCATGGTCATTGAAGCGAAGCAAAGCTGTGAACAATTGTAAAAGCGTGGTGGGTGTTATTGGAAAAGGGCACATGAATGGTGTAATATACGCACTCTTATCTGATACAGGCAATTTGAGGTTTCGAGATCTTGTTGGCACAAGAGATTCCAATTATCAATGGATTCTTGACCTTGTTAAGGGTTTAATCAGGGACACAGCCATTGGTCTTCTCTTATGGGCCTTATATCAATTCATATATCACACAACATAA
- the LOC112775366 gene encoding serine/arginine-rich splicing factor RS41 isoform X1, translating into MRPIFCGNFEYDARQSELERLFKRYGKVDRVDMKSGFAFIYMEDDRDAEAAIRALDRIEFGRKGRRLRVEWTKHERGIRRPASSRRSANGRPSKTLFVINFDTYHTRTRDLERHFEPYGKITSVRIRRNFAFVQYESEDDASRALEATNMSKLLDRVISVEFAVKDDDDRRGGHSPGRGHDRQRDRSRDGRRSPSPYHRERGSPDYGRGPSPYKRERGSPDYGRGRSRSRSHSPLRREQQVSPAYGRRSASPYGRQRDGPDPSRGSSRSPYHKERGRADHGISPSHSPDGRETSPQNGRGPSRSPYDTQKASPVNGPETRDSPDGKGNPSPYNGYKGSPGSPNTGPEPRDSPNYSGPESPMHEAYHSQSPPAEE; encoded by the exons ATGAGGCCTATCTTCTGTGGAAATTTTGAATATGATGCCCGGCAGTCTGAGCTGGAGCGGCTTTTTAAGCGATATGGGAAGGTTGATAGGGTGGATATGAAGTCTG GATTTGCTTTTATTTATATGGAAGATGACAGAGATGCTGAGGCTGCAATTCGTGCCCTCGATCGTATTGAATTTGGTCGGAAGGGTCGCAGGCTTCGTGTTGAATGGACAAAG CATGAGCGTGGCATCAGAAGACCTGCTAGTTCAAGAAGATCAGCTAATGGGAGGCCATCAAAGACcttatttgttattaattttgaTACATACCATACCAGAACAAGGGACTTGGAGCGGCACTTTGAGCCATATGGTAAGATAACCAGTGTGAGGATCAGAAGGAATTTTGCTTTTGTTCAGTATGAATCAGAGGATGATGCTAGCAGAGCACTGGAAGCTACAAATATGAG CAAGTTATTGGATCGGGTTATTTCAGTTGAGTTTGCTGTTAAAGATGATGACGACAGGCGAGGTGGACATAGTCCTGGGAGAGGTCATGATCGTCAGCGTGACAGGAGCCGTGATGGAAGGCGGTCACCCAGTCCATATCACAGAGAAAGGGGTAGCCCTGATTATGGCCGTGGGCCTAGTCCATATAAGAGGGAAAGGGGCAGTCCTGACTATGGCCGAGGCCGCAGCCGTAGTCGTAGCCATAGTCCCCTTCGAAGAGAGCAGCAAGTTAGTCCTGCTTATGGGCGTAGAAGCGCTAGTCCATATGGAAGACAGAGGGATGGCCCTGATCCTTCCCGTGGGTCTAGCAGAAGCCCTTACCACAAAGAGCGTGGGAGAGCTGACCATGGAATCTCTCCTTCCCATAGTCCTGATGGAAGGGAGACAAGCCCCCAAAATGGCCGTGGTCCTAGTCGAAGTCCTTATGATACTCAGAAGGCTAGCCCTGTAAATGGCCCCGAGACCAGGGATAGTCCCGATGGAAAAGGGAACCCTAGCCCTTACAATGGTTAtaaaggaagcccaggaagcccAAACACGGGGCCTGAACCAAGGGATAGCCCCAACTATAGTGGTCCTGAAAGTCCCATGCATGAAGCATATCACAG TCAGTCGCCCCCTGCAGAAGAATGA
- the LOC112775366 gene encoding uncharacterized protein isoform X2 has protein sequence MLNLAYFAWFVGFAFIYMEDDRDAEAAIRALDRIEFGRKGRRLRVEWTKHERGIRRPASSRRSANGRPSKTLFVINFDTYHTRTRDLERHFEPYGKITSVRIRRNFAFVQYESEDDASRALEATNMSKLLDRVISVEFAVKDDDDRRGGHSPGRGHDRQRDRSRDGRRSPSPYHRERGSPDYGRGPSPYKRERGSPDYGRGRSRSRSHSPLRREQQVSPAYGRRSASPYGRQRDGPDPSRGSSRSPYHKERGRADHGISPSHSPDGRETSPQNGRGPSRSPYDTQKASPVNGPETRDSPDGKGNPSPYNGYKGSPGSPNTGPEPRDSPNYSGPESPMHEAYHSQSPPAEE, from the exons ATGCTTAATTTAGCATACTTTGCTTGGTTTGTAGGATTTGCTTTTATTTATATGGAAGATGACAGAGATGCTGAGGCTGCAATTCGTGCCCTCGATCGTATTGAATTTGGTCGGAAGGGTCGCAGGCTTCGTGTTGAATGGACAAAG CATGAGCGTGGCATCAGAAGACCTGCTAGTTCAAGAAGATCAGCTAATGGGAGGCCATCAAAGACcttatttgttattaattttgaTACATACCATACCAGAACAAGGGACTTGGAGCGGCACTTTGAGCCATATGGTAAGATAACCAGTGTGAGGATCAGAAGGAATTTTGCTTTTGTTCAGTATGAATCAGAGGATGATGCTAGCAGAGCACTGGAAGCTACAAATATGAG CAAGTTATTGGATCGGGTTATTTCAGTTGAGTTTGCTGTTAAAGATGATGACGACAGGCGAGGTGGACATAGTCCTGGGAGAGGTCATGATCGTCAGCGTGACAGGAGCCGTGATGGAAGGCGGTCACCCAGTCCATATCACAGAGAAAGGGGTAGCCCTGATTATGGCCGTGGGCCTAGTCCATATAAGAGGGAAAGGGGCAGTCCTGACTATGGCCGAGGCCGCAGCCGTAGTCGTAGCCATAGTCCCCTTCGAAGAGAGCAGCAAGTTAGTCCTGCTTATGGGCGTAGAAGCGCTAGTCCATATGGAAGACAGAGGGATGGCCCTGATCCTTCCCGTGGGTCTAGCAGAAGCCCTTACCACAAAGAGCGTGGGAGAGCTGACCATGGAATCTCTCCTTCCCATAGTCCTGATGGAAGGGAGACAAGCCCCCAAAATGGCCGTGGTCCTAGTCGAAGTCCTTATGATACTCAGAAGGCTAGCCCTGTAAATGGCCCCGAGACCAGGGATAGTCCCGATGGAAAAGGGAACCCTAGCCCTTACAATGGTTAtaaaggaagcccaggaagcccAAACACGGGGCCTGAACCAAGGGATAGCCCCAACTATAGTGGTCCTGAAAGTCCCATGCATGAAGCATATCACAG TCAGTCGCCCCCTGCAGAAGAATGA
- the LOC112775366 gene encoding uncharacterized protein isoform X3 → MEDDRDAEAAIRALDRIEFGRKGRRLRVEWTKHERGIRRPASSRRSANGRPSKTLFVINFDTYHTRTRDLERHFEPYGKITSVRIRRNFAFVQYESEDDASRALEATNMSKLLDRVISVEFAVKDDDDRRGGHSPGRGHDRQRDRSRDGRRSPSPYHRERGSPDYGRGPSPYKRERGSPDYGRGRSRSRSHSPLRREQQVSPAYGRRSASPYGRQRDGPDPSRGSSRSPYHKERGRADHGISPSHSPDGRETSPQNGRGPSRSPYDTQKASPVNGPETRDSPDGKGNPSPYNGYKGSPGSPNTGPEPRDSPNYSGPESPMHEAYHSQSPPAEE, encoded by the exons ATGGAAGATGACAGAGATGCTGAGGCTGCAATTCGTGCCCTCGATCGTATTGAATTTGGTCGGAAGGGTCGCAGGCTTCGTGTTGAATGGACAAAG CATGAGCGTGGCATCAGAAGACCTGCTAGTTCAAGAAGATCAGCTAATGGGAGGCCATCAAAGACcttatttgttattaattttgaTACATACCATACCAGAACAAGGGACTTGGAGCGGCACTTTGAGCCATATGGTAAGATAACCAGTGTGAGGATCAGAAGGAATTTTGCTTTTGTTCAGTATGAATCAGAGGATGATGCTAGCAGAGCACTGGAAGCTACAAATATGAG CAAGTTATTGGATCGGGTTATTTCAGTTGAGTTTGCTGTTAAAGATGATGACGACAGGCGAGGTGGACATAGTCCTGGGAGAGGTCATGATCGTCAGCGTGACAGGAGCCGTGATGGAAGGCGGTCACCCAGTCCATATCACAGAGAAAGGGGTAGCCCTGATTATGGCCGTGGGCCTAGTCCATATAAGAGGGAAAGGGGCAGTCCTGACTATGGCCGAGGCCGCAGCCGTAGTCGTAGCCATAGTCCCCTTCGAAGAGAGCAGCAAGTTAGTCCTGCTTATGGGCGTAGAAGCGCTAGTCCATATGGAAGACAGAGGGATGGCCCTGATCCTTCCCGTGGGTCTAGCAGAAGCCCTTACCACAAAGAGCGTGGGAGAGCTGACCATGGAATCTCTCCTTCCCATAGTCCTGATGGAAGGGAGACAAGCCCCCAAAATGGCCGTGGTCCTAGTCGAAGTCCTTATGATACTCAGAAGGCTAGCCCTGTAAATGGCCCCGAGACCAGGGATAGTCCCGATGGAAAAGGGAACCCTAGCCCTTACAATGGTTAtaaaggaagcccaggaagcccAAACACGGGGCCTGAACCAAGGGATAGCCCCAACTATAGTGGTCCTGAAAGTCCCATGCATGAAGCATATCACAG TCAGTCGCCCCCTGCAGAAGAATGA
- the LOC112779648 gene encoding protein DETOXIFICATION 49-like, with translation MCQQSEYLGGSDSNMLRETLLIQNETQEEEEEKCLTRHESEDAMREVISISKIAFPMILTGLLLYCRSMISMLFLGRLGELALAGGSLALGFANITGYSVLSGLAVGMEPICGQAFGAKKFTLLGLCLQRTILLLLFTSIPITLLWLHVKQILLLCNQDEDIATQAQSFLVYSIPDLIAQSFLHPLRIYLRTQSITLPLTLCAAFSILLHIPINYLLVSHLNLGIKGVALSGVWTNFNLVASLILYIVFSGTHNKTWGGFTFECFTQWRNLLNLAIPSCISVCLEWWWYEIMILLCGLLVNPRATVASMGILIQTTSLLYIFPSSLSFSVSTRVGNKLGEQQPSKAKLSAIVGLICSIMLGLTALVFSVMVRNIWATMFTEDQEIIALTSMVLPIIGLCELGNCPQTTGCGVLRGTARPKVGAHINLGCFYLVGMPVAIWLAFFASFDFQGLWLGLLAAQASCALTMLLVLYATDWEFQAQRAEKLTATDAVLLHDDPENKLPNQDSLLS, from the coding sequence ATGTGTCAGCAAAGTGAGTACCTTGGTGGCTCAGACAGCAACATGCTGAGGGAAACATTGTTGATCCAAAATGAaacacaagaagaagaagaagaaaagtgtcTAACAAGACATGAGAGTGAAGATGCCATGAGAGAAGTAATCTCCATATCCAAAATAGCATTCCCAATGATTCTCACCGGTCTATTGCTCTACTGCCGCTCCATGATCTCCATGCTCTTCCTCGGCCGCCTGGGCGAACTCGCCTTAGCCGGCGGCTCCCTCGCACTAGGCTTCGCCAACATAACCGGCTACTCTGTCCTCTCCGGCCTGGCCGTGGGCATGGAACCCATTTGCGGACAGGCCTTTGGCGCCAAAAAGTTCACCCTGCTGGGCCTATGCTTACAAAGAACcattctcttgcttctcttcacCTCCATCCCCATAACACTGCTCTGGCTCCACGTGAAGCAAATCCTTCTCTTGTGTAACCAGGATGAGGACATAGCAACGCAAGCGCAGTCATTTCTTGTGTATTCCATCCCTGACCTCATTGCACAGTCTTTTCTACACCCTTTGAGAATTTACCTTAGAACCCAATCCATTACTCTGCCTCTTACCCTCTGCGCCGCCTTCTCTATTCTCCTCCACATACCAATCAACTATCTCCTTGTTTCTCACCTCAATCTTGGAATCAAAGGCGTGGCCTTAAGTGGGGTGTGGACAAATTTCAACCTTGTTGCTTCCTTGATCCTCTACATAGTTTTCTCTGGCACGCACAACAAAACATGGGGGGGTTTCACTTTCGAGTGTTTCACACAGTGGAGAAACCTCTTGAACCTTGCAATTCCAAGCTGCATTTCCGTGTGCCTGGAATGGTGGTGGTATGAGATCATGATCCTTCTCTGCGGTTTGCTGGTGAATCCAAGAGCAACAGTGGCTTCAATGGGAATCCTGATTCAAACGACTTCCCTTCTCTACATTTTCCCATCATCATTGAGCTTCAGTGTGTCAACAAGAGTGGGTAACAAGCTCGGTGAACAACAACCCTCAAAAGCAAAGCTTTCTGCAATTGTGGGCCTCATTTGCAGCATAATGTTGGGACTCACAGCTTTGGTGTTTTCTGTGATGGTTAGGAATATATGGGCCACCATGTTCACAGAGGACCAAGAGATTATAGCATTAACGTCAATGGTGTTACCCATCATAGGCCTTTGTGAACTCGGAAACTGTCCTCAAACAACGGGTTGTGGTGTTCTTAGAGGAACAGCAAGGCCTAAAGTGGGTGCACACATTAACTTGGGTTGCTTCTACCTTGTTGGAATGCCTGTGGCAATTTGGTTAGCTTTCTTTGCATCTTTTGATTTCCAAGGCTTGTGGCTTGGCTTGCTCGCTGCTCAAGCTTCTTGTGCTCTTACAATGTTGCTCGTTTTGTATGCAACTGACTGGGAATTTCAGGCCCAAAGAGCTGAGAAGCTCACAGCAACTGATGCtgttcttcttcatgatgatccAGAGAACAAACTACCAAACCAAGATTCTTTATTGTCTTAA